The [Bacillus] selenitireducens MLS10 genome includes a region encoding these proteins:
- a CDS encoding SIS domain-containing protein, translating into MSFRYLDEIESRLRGIKNRQFRALTVAAEQIAATIRNDGMIYVFGSGHSHMLGEELFYRAGGLANVRPLFVEPLMLHESGPRASALERTPGYAERFMTDLPLTPKDLMIVVSTSGRNPVPVDAAMISREKGAYVIAVTSMAYRAALSSRHPSGQHLSDAADLVLDNEAPVGDAALSHKALDTGFAPVSTILGITLLQAVIAEATETLAEEGFDVPVFKSGNVDGADAHNEALISRFKDRNPALTP; encoded by the coding sequence ATGTCTTTTCGTTACCTTGACGAGATCGAGTCCCGCCTGCGCGGCATCAAAAACCGGCAGTTCCGCGCACTCACCGTGGCCGCGGAGCAAATTGCCGCCACAATTCGGAACGACGGGATGATTTACGTATTCGGCTCCGGACACTCCCATATGCTCGGCGAAGAGCTCTTTTACCGGGCCGGAGGGCTTGCGAACGTCAGGCCGCTCTTCGTCGAGCCGCTCATGCTGCATGAGAGCGGCCCGAGAGCCTCGGCCCTCGAACGGACGCCTGGCTACGCCGAACGCTTTATGACCGATCTGCCTCTGACGCCAAAGGACCTGATGATCGTCGTCTCCACCTCCGGACGCAATCCCGTTCCGGTGGACGCTGCCATGATAAGCAGGGAGAAGGGCGCCTATGTCATCGCCGTGACGTCGATGGCGTACCGTGCTGCCCTGTCATCACGGCACCCTTCCGGACAGCATCTCAGTGATGCGGCGGATCTCGTTCTCGATAATGAAGCACCCGTCGGGGATGCAGCCCTCTCTCACAAGGCACTCGATACAGGCTTCGCCCCGGTCTCGACGATACTCGGGATCACCCTGTTGCAGGCGGTGATTGCCGAGGCGACGGAGACCCTTGCAGAGGAAGGGTTCGATGTCCCCGTCTTCAAAAGCGGCAACGTCGACGGAGCCGATGCGCATAATGAAGCACTCATCAGCCGGTTCAAAGACCGCAATCCGGCCCTGACACCCTGA
- a CDS encoding 6-phospho-beta-glucosidase encodes MAVNIAVIGGGSSYTPEIIEGLIDRYDDMPVRKITLVDVEEGQEKLNVITNLAKRMIARSGKEISIVSTLDLEQALKGADFVTSQIRVGGLDARSMDEAIPLRKGLVGQETNGAGGIFKAFRTIPVLMELSQAMAKICPDAWLINFTNPAGMVTEALLKYGSHKKVIGVCNIPFNMRSGIAEMFHVPVGEVEIEFIGLNHFIFGRRVKIGGVDRTSEALAKSIEKGVDYSPANIVSLGWTPELIRSLGMLPNPYHQYYFQTRDVIKKDMNLLDTEGTRADVVKGVEASLFETYRAPDLDVKPKELEQRGGAYYSDAACNLMVSLHTDRQDVQTVNTLNQGAVSDLPDDAVIEVNAVITEEGPKPVSVGKLPDEVRGIIQQMKHMEELTIKAAISGDYDDAYLALVMNPLVSDEKLAKDLLDELLDAHQSFLPQFHSREENV; translated from the coding sequence GTGGCCGTTAATATTGCTGTGATTGGCGGTGGTTCAAGCTATACACCGGAGATTATTGAGGGATTGATTGACCGTTATGATGATATGCCTGTCAGAAAGATTACCTTGGTGGATGTAGAGGAAGGACAAGAAAAATTAAATGTCATTACAAATTTAGCGAAGCGGATGATTGCCCGTTCGGGAAAAGAGATCTCGATTGTCAGTACACTGGATTTGGAACAGGCGTTGAAGGGGGCGGATTTTGTGACCTCGCAAATCCGCGTTGGTGGACTCGATGCCCGGAGCATGGATGAAGCCATCCCTCTTCGAAAGGGGCTTGTCGGCCAGGAAACCAATGGTGCAGGTGGTATTTTTAAAGCCTTTCGGACGATCCCTGTGCTGATGGAGCTGTCTCAGGCAATGGCAAAAATCTGTCCGGATGCCTGGTTGATCAATTTTACGAATCCTGCCGGGATGGTGACAGAGGCATTGCTGAAATACGGAAGCCATAAAAAGGTTATTGGTGTCTGCAATATTCCGTTTAACATGCGAAGCGGTATTGCCGAGATGTTTCATGTGCCGGTTGGGGAAGTGGAGATCGAGTTCATTGGGCTTAACCATTTTATTTTTGGACGCCGTGTGAAAATCGGCGGGGTCGACCGGACGTCTGAAGCGTTGGCAAAATCCATCGAAAAAGGTGTGGACTATTCACCGGCGAATATCGTATCTCTCGGATGGACTCCGGAGCTGATCCGAAGCCTCGGCATGTTGCCGAATCCCTATCACCAGTATTATTTCCAGACGCGGGACGTCATAAAGAAAGACATGAATCTCCTTGATACCGAAGGAACCCGTGCGGATGTTGTAAAAGGGGTGGAAGCATCGCTGTTTGAAACATACCGTGCACCGGATCTTGACGTGAAACCGAAGGAACTTGAACAGCGGGGCGGTGCATACTACAGTGACGCAGCCTGCAATCTGATGGTCAGTCTGCATACAGACAGGCAGGATGTACAGACCGTGAATACCCTGAATCAGGGAGCTGTCTCAGATCTGCCTGATGATGCTGTAATTGAGGTCAATGCCGTGATCACCGAGGAAGGTCCAAAACCGGTGAGCGTTGGCAAACTGCCAGATGAGGTACGAGGAATCATTCAACAAATGAAACATATGGAAGAACTGACGATTAAAGCCGCGATCTCAGGGGATTATGACGATGCGTATCTTGCACTTGTGATGAACCCGCTTGTTTCTGATGAGAAGCTGGCCAAAGACCTGCTTGATGAACTGTTGGATGCCCATCAGTCTTTCTTACCCCAATTTCATTCCCGAGAGGAGAACGTCTAA
- a CDS encoding GntR family transcriptional regulator — translation MDHLSKEQSLHQTVKEQLITDIQSKKYPVHAQLPTEAELCKTFDVSRTTIRNALQQLVNEGYIERVQGKGTFVRQQRIKQTLTSTEGSYVEQLKLQGKHPEVKVVDLTVIPTDERLSLALEIAEGEPLNKLERIRYADNQPLQYETAYLPWRLTTGLRKESCEGSLYSVLRDELELPIAKTEEHLHITRADQTVAGYLGIAEGDPCIQIETYAYLDDGTKIEYSIACFHGDKVSFTVERHYGQTSEPGSP, via the coding sequence ATGGATCATTTATCGAAAGAACAATCATTACATCAGACTGTGAAAGAGCAGCTTATTACAGACATCCAATCTAAGAAATATCCGGTGCATGCCCAGCTTCCAACAGAAGCAGAGCTCTGTAAAACATTCGATGTCAGCAGGACAACGATTCGAAATGCGCTGCAGCAGTTGGTGAACGAAGGATATATTGAAAGGGTACAGGGGAAAGGGACATTTGTGAGGCAACAGCGGATCAAGCAAACGCTGACATCTACGGAAGGAAGTTACGTTGAACAGCTGAAACTGCAGGGGAAGCATCCTGAGGTCAAGGTCGTCGATCTGACAGTGATTCCCACGGATGAGAGACTCTCTTTGGCTCTTGAGATTGCAGAAGGCGAACCGCTGAATAAACTTGAACGAATTCGCTATGCGGATAATCAGCCTCTTCAGTATGAGACGGCTTATTTACCCTGGCGTCTGACGACCGGTTTACGGAAAGAGTCCTGTGAGGGATCGCTTTACAGTGTACTTAGAGATGAATTGGAATTACCAATTGCGAAGACGGAAGAGCATCTGCATATTACCAGGGCTGATCAGACAGTCGCCGGTTACTTAGGCATTGCAGAAGGTGACCCTTGCATTCAGATTGAGACCTATGCCTATCTTGACGATGGCACCAAAATTGAATATTCCATAGCATGTTTTCATGGCGATAAAGTCAGCTTTACAGTTGAACGGCACTATGGACAAACATCAGAACCGGGCTCTCCGTAA
- the chbG gene encoding chitin disaccharide deacetylase produces the protein MKFIVNADDFGLSRAVNYGIFDAMTNGVVSSATLMVNMPGTLHAAELIHENKLSNIGVHLVLTSGRPMTNATSLTNENGDFRLSNRFASELDNGPKLDLDEVEAEWSAQIERFFDIAGHPHHFDSHHHIHMYEPLAPVVRHLAEKYSLPVRAGNRIGVSSVSDDFHDGFYQDAVSIDFFRKLYEQHKHKSGTIEIMSHPAYIDRTLQAYSSYQNERLAEFDVLTSHALKESGWFA, from the coding sequence ATGAAATTTATCGTCAATGCCGATGATTTTGGTCTTAGCAGAGCTGTCAACTACGGTATTTTCGACGCCATGACGAACGGCGTTGTGTCATCAGCAACATTGATGGTCAACATGCCGGGTACCTTGCACGCCGCCGAACTGATCCATGAAAACAAGCTTTCAAACATTGGTGTGCATCTGGTTTTGACAAGCGGGCGTCCCATGACAAATGCGACATCGCTGACGAACGAAAACGGGGATTTCAGACTCTCGAACCGGTTCGCAAGCGAACTCGACAACGGGCCAAAGCTTGACCTCGATGAAGTGGAGGCCGAATGGTCTGCCCAAATCGAGCGATTCTTTGACATTGCCGGACATCCGCACCATTTTGACAGTCATCATCATATTCATATGTATGAACCGCTTGCACCGGTCGTCCGCCATCTGGCTGAAAAGTACAGCTTGCCGGTTCGGGCCGGCAACCGGATCGGCGTCTCAAGCGTCAGTGACGATTTTCATGACGGATTCTATCAAGATGCCGTATCCATTGACTTTTTCCGCAAACTTTATGAGCAGCACAAACACAAAAGCGGAACCATCGAAATCATGTCCCACCCAGCCTATATCGACCGGACTCTGCAGGCCTATTCAAGTTATCAGAATGAACGGCTGGCCGAGTTTGACGTACTGACTTCACACGCACTGAAAGAGTCAGGCTGGTTCGCCTGA
- the nagA gene encoding N-acetylglucosamine-6-phosphate deacetylase — MKNKIYIQGGTVYNADGAPIRQPLITVNSGIIEQITEGGEPPEGADVLRLDGDDVILPGFIDIHIHGSHGADVMDATPEALATISRSITNEGVTSFLATTITAPAASIEEALQQVASSEGTDGARCLGVHLEGPFINAKQAGAQPVGAILDPDAGQFKHWQALSGNQIRIATIAPERPGGAELVQALADSGVIGSIGHSDASSADVRAAEQDGLRHATHLFNGMRGLHHREAGVVGGVMLSDNLKAELILDHVHVSPDAARVAYQALGANRLMLITDAMRGKGLGDGVFDLGGQEVTIEGKEARLKNGALAGSVLTMDEAVRNARSTFNASWHDIARMTSYNQAESLGLTGTKGTIQTGADADLTVMSRTGFIKHTIIGGEKP; from the coding sequence TTGAAGAATAAGATTTATATACAGGGCGGCACCGTCTATAACGCAGACGGCGCGCCCATCAGACAGCCTTTGATTACGGTAAACAGCGGCATCATCGAACAGATCACGGAAGGCGGCGAACCGCCAGAAGGGGCCGACGTCCTCCGTCTTGACGGGGATGACGTCATTCTCCCGGGCTTTATCGACATCCATATTCACGGCAGCCACGGAGCCGACGTCATGGATGCCACACCCGAGGCCCTCGCCACCATCAGCCGCTCCATCACGAATGAAGGGGTGACGTCCTTCCTCGCGACGACGATCACGGCACCCGCTGCGTCCATTGAAGAGGCGCTCCAACAGGTCGCTTCCTCTGAGGGAACTGACGGGGCAAGGTGCCTTGGCGTGCACCTCGAAGGCCCGTTCATCAACGCCAAACAGGCAGGCGCCCAGCCCGTCGGCGCCATCCTCGACCCGGATGCCGGACAGTTCAAACACTGGCAGGCCCTCTCCGGCAATCAGATCCGGATCGCCACGATCGCTCCTGAGCGACCCGGTGGCGCTGAGCTCGTACAGGCACTCGCGGACTCCGGCGTCATCGGCTCCATCGGCCACTCCGACGCCTCGTCCGCTGACGTGCGGGCCGCAGAACAGGACGGACTTCGCCACGCCACCCATCTCTTTAACGGCATGCGGGGTCTCCATCACCGGGAAGCCGGTGTCGTCGGCGGCGTTATGCTCAGTGACAACTTAAAAGCCGAGCTGATCTTGGATCACGTCCACGTGAGCCCTGATGCGGCTCGGGTTGCCTATCAGGCACTCGGAGCGAACCGGCTCATGCTCATTACCGATGCCATGCGCGGCAAAGGCCTCGGCGACGGGGTCTTCGACCTCGGGGGACAGGAAGTCACGATCGAAGGGAAAGAAGCCCGTCTCAAGAACGGCGCCCTTGCCGGCAGCGTTTTGACGATGGACGAGGCGGTGCGTAATGCACGGTCGACCTTCAACGCCTCTTGGCACGACATCGCACGGATGACGTCTTACAATCAGGCCGAGAGCCTCGGCCTCACCGGTACGAAAGGAACCATTCAAACCGGCGCGGATGCCGACCTGACCGTCATGAGCCGCACCGGATTCATCAAACACACGATTATAGGAGGAGAAAAACCATGA
- the nagB gene encoding glucosamine-6-phosphate deaminase yields the protein MTITIQTVDDYHAMSEQAAEYFYDAIKENPDIHIGLATGGTPSGMYEALIQKIQDSALPLGAIQTFNLDEYIGLSQDDPNSYYTFMKDTLFAPLKLSRNQTYVPDGNTSDHEMECRRYEALIDEHGIDLQLLGVGENGHIGFNEPGTPFDSVTHVIELNDTTREANARYFNSPDEVPTHAITMGIRSILKAKKIVLLASGTNKAEAISALFRDTITEDWPITALKEHPDVTVIVDKAAAGQIPDEK from the coding sequence ATGACCATCACCATCCAAACCGTAGACGATTATCACGCCATGAGCGAACAGGCGGCGGAGTATTTCTATGACGCCATCAAAGAGAACCCGGACATCCACATCGGTCTTGCCACCGGCGGCACCCCGTCAGGGATGTACGAGGCCCTGATCCAAAAGATCCAAGACAGCGCCCTGCCCCTCGGTGCCATTCAGACGTTTAATCTTGATGAATACATCGGTCTCTCTCAGGACGACCCGAACAGCTACTACACGTTTATGAAAGACACGCTGTTCGCCCCACTGAAGCTGAGCCGCAACCAGACGTATGTCCCGGACGGGAACACGTCGGACCATGAGATGGAATGCCGGCGCTACGAGGCCCTGATTGACGAACACGGCATCGACCTTCAGCTCCTCGGCGTCGGGGAAAACGGTCATATCGGCTTCAACGAGCCCGGCACCCCGTTCGACTCGGTGACGCACGTCATCGAACTGAATGACACGACACGTGAGGCGAATGCCCGTTATTTCAACAGTCCGGACGAAGTCCCGACGCACGCCATCACGATGGGCATCCGGTCCATTCTGAAGGCAAAAAAGATCGTCCTGCTTGCGAGCGGCACCAACAAAGCCGAAGCGATTTCCGCTTTATTCCGTGATACAATAACGGAAGATTGGCCGATCACCGCCCTGAAAGAACACCCCGACGTCACCGTGATCGTCGACAAAGCGGCGGCAGGCCAGATTCCAGATGAGAAATGA
- a CDS encoding phosphatase PAP2 family protein, translated as MHTNHWLTRQPLFLSTGVAFFILSMLSIVGLFDAIDLAVMDWVYHSAPAFLTNAMTVITEFGSVELIAVMSILVLGLLLYQRRIRDMILFVAVSGGGLAVNLGLKFLFQRERPGELNMIDAFGIELAIPSYSYPSGHTMRAAILVLLIIYLLGTWVKRREQTRLVTTAGLLLLTLVAASRVLTGAHFPTDAVGAVLASVAFVSLCVRLYEQRWRKPS; from the coding sequence ATGCACACGAACCACTGGCTGACCAGACAACCCTTGTTTCTCTCAACGGGGGTCGCTTTTTTTATCCTGTCGATGCTCTCCATCGTCGGGCTGTTCGACGCCATCGACCTCGCCGTCATGGACTGGGTGTACCACAGTGCCCCGGCCTTTCTGACGAACGCCATGACCGTCATCACAGAGTTCGGCTCGGTGGAACTGATCGCCGTGATGTCCATTCTTGTCCTCGGACTCCTCCTCTATCAGAGAAGAATCCGGGACATGATCCTCTTTGTCGCCGTCTCCGGCGGAGGGCTTGCCGTCAACCTCGGCCTGAAGTTCCTCTTTCAGCGGGAGAGGCCCGGGGAACTGAACATGATCGACGCCTTCGGGATCGAGCTCGCGATCCCGTCCTACAGCTACCCGAGCGGCCACACGATGCGGGCGGCGATTCTCGTCCTGCTCATCATCTACCTCCTTGGCACGTGGGTGAAAAGAAGAGAACAGACACGGCTTGTGACCACGGCGGGACTCCTTCTTCTCACACTGGTTGCCGCGAGCCGCGTCCTCACCGGGGCCCATTTCCCGACGGACGCCGTCGGTGCCGTCCTCGCATCCGTTGCCTTCGTCTCCCTCTGTGTCCGGCTCTATGAGCAAAGATGGCGAAAGCCTTCGTAA
- a CDS encoding glycoside hydrolase family 16 protein, translating to MNKLIIMAGLSLVTLAACGNGENEAENAGIDAPEGWNLVWHDEFDGESLDEDKWRYDIGNGFYDGDEWVEGWGNEELQSYQEDNVTLRDGSLVIEAREETVSDDYGTFDYTSGKILTEGLFSQTHGRFEASISLPEGQGFWPAFWMMPEDDAYGNWAASGEIDIMENRGSETDIVGAAIHYGGVFPDNTYTADEYVFDDGETTTDYNVYAVEWEPGEIRWYVNDDEYAVMNQWYSENGEFPAPFDEDFHLILNLAVGGWYGGDPDDTTPFPAEMKVDYVRVYEQE from the coding sequence ATGAACAAGCTTATAATCATGGCCGGTCTGTCCCTCGTCACCCTCGCCGCCTGCGGCAACGGAGAGAACGAGGCAGAGAACGCCGGCATTGACGCACCCGAGGGGTGGAACCTCGTCTGGCACGATGAATTCGACGGGGAGAGCCTCGATGAAGACAAGTGGCGCTACGACATTGGGAACGGCTTCTACGACGGGGATGAATGGGTCGAAGGCTGGGGTAACGAAGAGCTTCAGTCGTATCAGGAGGACAACGTCACGCTCCGTGACGGCTCCCTCGTCATCGAAGCCCGTGAAGAGACGGTCTCTGATGACTACGGCACCTTCGACTATACGTCCGGGAAGATCCTGACCGAAGGGCTCTTCAGCCAGACGCACGGCCGCTTTGAAGCGAGCATCAGTCTCCCGGAAGGCCAGGGCTTCTGGCCGGCGTTCTGGATGATGCCGGAAGACGATGCCTACGGCAACTGGGCCGCCTCCGGAGAGATTGACATCATGGAGAACCGCGGATCTGAAACAGACATCGTCGGTGCGGCGATTCACTACGGCGGCGTGTTTCCGGACAATACGTACACGGCCGATGAATACGTATTCGATGACGGAGAAACGACAACGGACTACAATGTCTACGCCGTCGAGTGGGAGCCTGGCGAGATCCGCTGGTACGTCAATGATGACGAGTATGCGGTGATGAATCAGTGGTACTCGGAAAACGGCGAGTTCCCGGCTCCTTTTGATGAGGACTTCCACCTCATTTTGAATCTTGCTGTCGGGGGCTGGTACGGGGGCGACCCGGACGACACGACGCCGTTCCCTGCAGAGATGAAAGTGGATTACGTCAGGGTATACGAACAGGAATAG
- a CDS encoding GntR family transcriptional regulator — protein sequence MIEKDSPIPIYYQLQEQLRKQIEDGTLQPGDPLPSERDLSETYGISRMTIRQAMTNLVNEGLLTRSKGRGTFVAEEKIEQPLMKLTGFSEDMKQRGIKPGSTLISFDTVAAPANVAKHLELDAGTPVYEISRLRTGDGAPMAFETSYLRQDGITIREQDLEGSLYEAIEAQSGRKIDKARQTIEPSFASDEEARMLTIEAGSPVLLLERTTRFHNGTVFEFVKSVYRGDRYKFIADMQR from the coding sequence ATGATTGAGAAGGATTCCCCCATCCCGATTTACTACCAGCTCCAGGAACAGCTGAGAAAACAGATCGAAGACGGCACCTTACAACCCGGCGATCCCCTCCCCTCCGAGCGGGACCTGTCTGAGACTTACGGCATCAGCCGCATGACGATCCGTCAGGCGATGACGAACCTCGTCAACGAAGGGCTTCTGACTCGCTCGAAAGGACGGGGCACGTTCGTCGCCGAAGAGAAGATCGAACAGCCGCTCATGAAACTGACCGGGTTCTCCGAAGACATGAAGCAGCGCGGCATCAAACCGGGTTCGACCCTGATCAGCTTTGACACCGTTGCCGCACCGGCGAACGTCGCCAAGCACCTCGAGCTTGATGCAGGCACGCCCGTCTATGAAATCAGCCGGCTTCGAACCGGGGACGGGGCGCCGATGGCCTTTGAGACGTCGTACTTAAGGCAGGACGGCATCACGATCCGCGAACAGGACCTTGAAGGTTCCCTGTACGAAGCGATCGAAGCGCAGTCCGGGCGCAAAATCGACAAAGCCCGGCAGACGATTGAACCGTCCTTCGCCTCTGACGAAGAGGCCCGGATGCTGACGATAGAAGCGGGCTCGCCGGTACTCCTCCTTGAGCGGACAACCCGTTTTCACAACGGTACCGTCTTCGAATTCGTCAAATCCGTCTACCGCGGCGACCGCTACAAATTTATTGCAGATATGCAGCGCTGA